One genomic window of Bactrocera dorsalis isolate Fly_Bdor chromosome 4, ASM2337382v1, whole genome shotgun sequence includes the following:
- the LOC105227548 gene encoding serine protease Hayan isoform X1, with amino-acid sequence MRRIPANKLKEHTRLFIFLILSALSAAKQYDEGDFCDFAGYNGACLSATKCANLPALAHTLGLRREQIGHCGFSMKEEIICCPLPTLQSPVLNILEEFKPTETRAKSHRVGDNTNEENNFLDSIFKKNFEPIVAVNENEGIKMPIGNANERLIKLFNGNIPIQGKAEGSAKGSEDDRVPAGKVGRRMQEIDISAADNVRANSPCETRHYNGTCKTKIQCRHLAASLADMRLNDMDVAYCDQEDLICCPNIERPAVRACRAIERRLGPYQGEHVVGGHKVSATEYPFMAHISYDRPDYICGGTLIHERFVLTAAHCVIVREGKAKKVILGVANINDPGEAGYRQDIDIKRTIEHEQYSSFSKYFDIALIELAKPVNYSLTVYPTCLHTDQTELPDGTELTTAGWGITENRKTSEHLLAVQVNKLSLSQCNESYASAIGRALKHGIDDTQLCALAYGKDSCRGDSGGPLLLSENAAKNTYRVVGIVSFGSEACGGTLPGVYTRVSKFLDFIEANVWPHEGH; translated from the exons ATGCGCAGAATACCGGCAAATAAGCTTAAAGAGCACACTCGGTTGTTTATCTTTCTCATACTGAGCGCTCTCAGTGCTGCGAAACAATACGACG AGGGTGATTTCTGTGATTTTGCGGGTTACAACGGGGCATGCTTGAGCGCCACAAAATGTGCTAACTTACCGGCCTTGGCGCATACCTTGGGTTTGAGGCGAGAGCAAATTGGTCATTGTGGTTTTTCGATGAAGGAAGAAATAATTTGTTGTCC TTTACCAACACTGCAAAGTCCAGTCCTCAACATTTTAGAAGAATTTAAGCCGACCGAAACTCGTGCAAAGTCTCACCGGGTTGGAGACAATACAAACGAGGAAAACAATTTTCTTGATagcatattcaaaaaaaattttgaaccgaTTGTGGCTGTGAACGAAAACGAGGGAATAAAAATGCCGATCGGGAATGCAAATGAAAGACTAATCAAATTATTTAATGGAAACATACCAATTCAAGGTAAAGCCGAGGGCAGCGCAAAAGGTAGCGAAGACGATCGAGTACCCGCTGGAAAGGTTGGACGACGAATGCAAGAGATTGACATTTCCGCGGCAGATAACGTGAGAG CTAATTCACCATGTGAGACGAGACACTATAATGGCACATGCAAGACAAAAATACAGTGCAGACATTTAGCCGCTAGCTTGGCCGATATGCGTTTAAATGATATGGATGTGGCATATTGCGATCAAGAAGATTTAATTTGTTGTCC CAATATTGAGCGACCAGCTGTTCGTG CTTGTCGAGCCATTGAACGCCGTTTGGGGCCATATCAAGGGGAACATGTTGTCGGTGGCCATAAAGTGTCCGCCACGGAATATCCTTTTATGGCTCACATTTCTTATGACCGCCCGGATTATATCTGTGGTGGCACATTGATTCATGAGCGTTTCGTGTTAACAGCAGCGCATTGTGTCATAGTAAGGGAAGGTAAAgccaaaaaagtaattttgggTGTTGCTAATATAAATGATCCTGGAGAAGCAGGCTATCGGCAAGATATAGATATTAAG AGAACGATTGAACATGAGCAATATTCAAGCTTTTCAAAGTATTTCGACATTGCATTGATTGAATTGGCTAAACCGGTCAATTACAGTCTAACCGTTTATCCGACATGCCTGCATACTGATCAAACCGAGTTACCTGATGGCACTGAACTAACTACGGCTGGATGGGGAATTACTGAGAATAGAA AGACCTCAGAACATTTATTAGCGGTACAAGTGAATAAATTATCGCTTTCACAATGTAATGAAAGTTATGCATCTGCAATTGGACGTGCTCTAAAACATGGCATTGACGATACACAACTCTGTGCCCTTGCGTACGGAAAGGATTCGTGTCGCGGTGACTCCGGTGGCCCTTTACTTCTAAGTGAAAATGCGGCTAAAAATACGTACAGAGTCGTCGGGATCGTTTCCTTTGGTTCAGAAGCATGTGGCGGCACCTTACCGGGTGTGTATACCAGAGTGTCaaagtttttggatttcattgAAGCCAATGTCTGGCCGCATGAAGGGCACTAA
- the LOC125775303 gene encoding circumsporozoite protein-like isoform X1: MGATFANKMPKLYKLSAVVRIFILLALCGLSNAQVLYVDDFCDFAGYDGICLEASKCTDLQAKMQAMTLESHHVGRCSFGVREEIICCPKWQTPVQTPPKLPNAFIDLSKQPEFQHKSPPDGAFSDSSIPITTSAPINFPQNGLFVANPLPNVQDNQNINGNPVVDENERMNAIFGVNPEQIGNDKDEKKANSLPVVNENNNGFFISNPVLNVQANQNLNGNPALDKNERINAIFGVNPEQNGNDNNKDEKKVNSFPVVNENNNGIFIANPLLNVLDNQLIGYPVIDENDRLNAVFGVNPEQIGNDNNVVEKKGNSFPVVNENNNGFFATNPVLNVQANQNFNDNPVINENDRFNAIFGGNREEAGVDKIQEERKGNPVPVINGNNGIVSANPVPSVQNSLKLNGNPVIDEDHRLNAIFGNNLEHNSNDESKERNPAPFVNGNNNGFFSATPVPNVQGNGQFIGSPVIDVNERVKAIITLYS; this comes from the exons ATGGGCGCTACATTTGCGAACAAAATGCCTAAGCTTTATAAACTCAGCGCGGTCGTTCGGATATTTATTCTGCTCGCTCTCTGCGGTCTTAGCAATGCACAAGTACTTTACG TTGACGACTTTTGTGATTTCGCTGGCTACGATGGCATATGTTTGGAAGCTAGCAAGTGTACTGACCTGCAGGCCAAAATGCAGGCAATGACTTTGGAAAGCCATCACGTGGGCCGCTGTAGCTTCGGCGTTAGAGAGGAGATTATATGTTGTCC aaaGTGGCAAACACCGGTGCAAACCCCACCCAAACTTCCCAATGCTTTTATAGATCTCTCCAAACAGCCTGAGTTTCAACATAAGTCGCCACCAGACGGTGCGTTTAGTGATAGTTCTATTCCCATCACTACAAGTGCACCCATaaattttcctcaaaatggACTCTTCGTTGCAAATCCACTGCCAAATGTACAggataaccaaaatataaatgGCAACCCTGTTGTcgatgaaaatgaaagaatgaaTGCTATATTCGGTGTTAACCCTGAACAGATCGGAAATGATAAAGATGAAAAGAAGGCCAATTCTCTCCCGgttgtaaatgaaaataataacggGTTCTTCATTTCAAATCCAGTGCTGAATGTACAGgctaaccaaaatttaaatggCAACCCAGCTCTCgataaaaatgaaagaataaatGCCATATTCGGTGTTAACCCCGAACAGAACggaaatgataataataaagatGAAAAGAAAGTGAATTCTTTCCCGGtggtaaatgaaaataataacggAATTTTCATTGCAAATCCACTGCTAAATGTACTGGATAACCAGTTAATTGGTTACCCAGTTATCGATGAAAATGATAGATTAAATGCCGTATTCGGTGTTAACCCCGAACAGATCGGAAATGATAATAATGTAGTTGAAAAGAAGGGAAATTCTTTTCCAGTggtgaatgaaaataataacgGATTCTTTGCTACAAATCCAGTGCTGAATGTACAGGCTAACCAAAATTTCAATGACAACCCTGTTATTAATGAAAATGATAGATTTAATGCTATATTCGGCGGTAATCGTGAAGAGGCTGGTGTTGATAAAATCCAAGAGGAGAGGAAGGGAAATCCGGTACCCGTTATAAATGGAAATAATGGAATTGTCAGTGCAAATCCAGTGCCGAGTGTACAGAATAGCCTTAAGTTGAATGGTAACCCTGTTATCGATGAAGATCATAGATTAAACGCTATATTCGGTAATAATCTTGAACATAACAGCAATGATGAAAGTAAAGAAAGAAATCCTGCACCGTTCGTAAATGGAAATAATAACGGATTCTTCAGTGCAACTCCAGTGCCGAATGTACAAGGCAATGGACAATTTATTGGTAGCCCTGTGATCGATGTAAATGAAAGAGTCAAAGCTATAATAACCCTGTACAGCTAG
- the LOC125775303 gene encoding circumsporozoite protein-like isoform X2, translating into MGATFANKMPKLYKLSAVVRIFILLALCGLSNAQVLYVDDFCDFAGYDGICLEASKCTDLQAKMQAMTLESHHVGRCSFGVREEIICCPKWQTPVQTPPKLPNAFIDLSKQPEFQHKSPPDGAFSDSSIPITTSAPINFPQNGLFVANPLPNVQDNQNINGNPVVDENERMNAIFGVNPEQIGNDKDEKKANSLPVVNENNNGFFISNPVLNVQANQNLNGNPALDKNERINAIFGVNPEQNGNDNNKDEKKGNSFPVVNENNNGFFATNPVLNVQANQNFNDNPVINENDRFNAIFGGNREEAGVDKIQEERKGNPVPVINGNNGIVSANPVPSVQNSLKLNGNPVIDEDHRLNAIFGNNLEHNSNDESKERNPAPFVNGNNNGFFSATPVPNVQGNGQFIGSPVIDVNERVKAIITLYS; encoded by the exons ATGGGCGCTACATTTGCGAACAAAATGCCTAAGCTTTATAAACTCAGCGCGGTCGTTCGGATATTTATTCTGCTCGCTCTCTGCGGTCTTAGCAATGCACAAGTACTTTACG TTGACGACTTTTGTGATTTCGCTGGCTACGATGGCATATGTTTGGAAGCTAGCAAGTGTACTGACCTGCAGGCCAAAATGCAGGCAATGACTTTGGAAAGCCATCACGTGGGCCGCTGTAGCTTCGGCGTTAGAGAGGAGATTATATGTTGTCC aaaGTGGCAAACACCGGTGCAAACCCCACCCAAACTTCCCAATGCTTTTATAGATCTCTCCAAACAGCCTGAGTTTCAACATAAGTCGCCACCAGACGGTGCGTTTAGTGATAGTTCTATTCCCATCACTACAAGTGCACCCATaaattttcctcaaaatggACTCTTCGTTGCAAATCCACTGCCAAATGTACAggataaccaaaatataaatgGCAACCCTGTTGTcgatgaaaatgaaagaatgaaTGCTATATTCGGTGTTAACCCTGAACAGATCGGAAATGATAAAGATGAAAAGAAGGCCAATTCTCTCCCGgttgtaaatgaaaataataacggGTTCTTCATTTCAAATCCAGTGCTGAATGTACAGgctaaccaaaatttaaatggCAACCCAGCTCTCgataaaaatgaaagaataaatGCCATATTCGGTGTTAACCCCGAACAGAACggaaatgataataataaagatGAAAAGAAA GGAAATTCTTTTCCAGTggtgaatgaaaataataacgGATTCTTTGCTACAAATCCAGTGCTGAATGTACAGGCTAACCAAAATTTCAATGACAACCCTGTTATTAATGAAAATGATAGATTTAATGCTATATTCGGCGGTAATCGTGAAGAGGCTGGTGTTGATAAAATCCAAGAGGAGAGGAAGGGAAATCCGGTACCCGTTATAAATGGAAATAATGGAATTGTCAGTGCAAATCCAGTGCCGAGTGTACAGAATAGCCTTAAGTTGAATGGTAACCCTGTTATCGATGAAGATCATAGATTAAACGCTATATTCGGTAATAATCTTGAACATAACAGCAATGATGAAAGTAAAGAAAGAAATCCTGCACCGTTCGTAAATGGAAATAATAACGGATTCTTCAGTGCAACTCCAGTGCCGAATGTACAAGGCAATGGACAATTTATTGGTAGCCCTGTGATCGATGTAAATGAAAGAGTCAAAGCTATAATAACCCTGTACAGCTAG
- the LOC105226971 gene encoding putative uncharacterized protein DDB_G0286901 produces the protein MKDLMGDQDSAENLKAKINAIFGGNREEVGIDKNQEERKVNPVPSVQNSLKLNGNPVIDENRRLNAIFGNNLEHNRNDETKEETKTNPVPFVNGNNNGFFSATPVPNVQGNRQFIGSPVIDVNERVKAIFGDNPVQVESDNSKDESKGNIAPLVNDNNNGIFNKNPIPNVEGNQNFNGNPVIDENERFNALFNGTPLPIDDERVRPSGVIDQDSAENLKAKINTIFGGNREDVGNDNDKEESKGNPVLVVDGNNNGIFNQNPIPNVENNQKLNGNPFFDENERFNSLFNGNPSQSGSVSSTEKLKGNSLPVIAENNNGFFNENSVSNIQSNQNANGNPFFDENERFNAIFNGNPIPKQNNIGGLNGVISQNPANLGGQSVQLGDISNSRVWKRKPIPGDDELVQNNAAMDGKGIPDEKALINAILNGQLEGSPEHFIFNDKPLRARTLNRRRHGTFMENRSTFNNGRFNMRNHRRSEERTHRRNQGVYSGTSRNTRIRFANN, from the coding sequence ATGAAAGATTTAATGGGTGATCAAGATTCagctgaaaatttaaaagctaaAATTAATGCTATATTCGGCGGTAATCGTGAAGAGGTCGGTATTGATAAAAACCAAGAGGAGAGGAAGGTAAATCCAGTGCCGAGTGTACAGAATAGCCTTAAGTTGAATGGTAACCCTGTTATCGATGAAAATCGTAGATTAAACGCTATATTCGGTAATAATCTTGAACATAATAGAAATGATGAAACTAAAGAGGAAACTAAAACAAATCCTGTACCGTTCGTAAATGGAAATAATAACGGATTCTTCAGTGCAACTCCAGTGCCGAATGTACAAGGCAATAGACAATTTATTGGTAGCCCTGTGATCGATGTAAATGAAAGAGTCAAAGCTATATTCGGTGATAACCCTGTACAGGTAGAAAGTGATAATAGCAAGGATGAAAGTAAGGGAAATATTGCTCCGTTagtaaatgataataataacgggattttcaataaaaatccaATACCGAATGTAGAGGgcaaccaaaattttaatggCAACCCTGTTATCGATGAAAATGAAAGATTTAATGCTTTATTCAACGGTACTCCTCTCCCGATTGATGATGAGAGGGTTAGGCCAAGCGGTGTAATTGATCAAGATTCagctgaaaatttaaaagctaaAATTAATACCATATTCGGTGGTAATCGTGAAGACGTCGGTAATGATAATGACAAAGAGGAGAGCAAGGGAAATCCAGTTCTGGTTGTAGATGGAAATAATAACGGGATTTTCAATCAAAATCCAATACCGAATGTAGAGAACAATCAAAAGTTAAACGGTAACCCTTTTTTCGACGAGAACGAAAGATTTAATTCGTTATTCAATGGCAACCCTAGTCAAAGTGGAAGTGTAAGTAGTACTGAGAAATTGAAAGGAAATTCTCTTCCTGTTATTGCTGAAAATAATAACGGCTTTTTCAATGAAAACTCAGTGTCGAATATACAGTCTAATCAAAATGCAAATGGTAACCcttttttcgatgaaaatgaaAGATTTAATGCTATATTTAATGGCAATCCCATCCCGAAGCAAAACAATATAGGTGGACTAAATGGTGTGATTAGTCAAAATCCTGCTAATTTGGGCGGTCAATCTGTACAGCTTGGAGATATAAGCAACAGTAGAGTATGGAAAAGAAAACCTATTCCAGGTGATGATGAACTGGTCCAAAATAATGCGGCAATGGATGGAAAAGGTATACCTGATGAAAAAGCATTGATAAATGCTATATTAAATGGTCAGTTAGAAGGCAGTCCTgagcattttatatttaatgataAGCCATTACGGGCCAGAACTCTAAATAGGAGAAGACACGGTACATTCATGGAAAACCGAAGTACATTCAATAATGGACGTTTTAATATGAGAAATCATAGAAGGTCTGAAGAAAGAACACACCGAAGAAACCAGGGAGTTTACAGTGGTACCAGCAGAAATACACGCATTCgatttgcaaataattaa